In one window of Pseudodesulfovibrio sp. JC047 DNA:
- a CDS encoding DsrH/TusB family sulfur metabolism protein, with the protein MLFFVNKPEEGILDRIALIGGDEDKALLLVGDAISFGTAHWEEKLEDMDVEDIFVAKSAVDARSIELSDNCEVVDYDEIVDLLLGSDEKVVSL; encoded by the coding sequence ATGCTCTTTTTCGTGAACAAGCCGGAAGAGGGGATTCTTGACCGAATCGCTCTTATCGGCGGCGACGAGGACAAGGCCCTGCTCCTGGTTGGCGATGCCATCAGTTTTGGCACCGCACATTGGGAAGAAAAACTGGAAGATATGGATGTGGAAGATATATTCGTGGCCAAAAGTGCCGTGGATGCCCGCTCCATCGAACTGAGCGACAACTGCGAAGTGGTGGATTACGACGAGATCGTGGACCTGCTGCTTGGTAGCGACGAAAAAGTCGTGTCGCTTTAA
- a CDS encoding sigma 54-interacting transcriptional regulator has product MMSEKNYDELVERCHTLEGQVGACAETKTQLLKSKQQLTRLFNNLPGMVYRCSLDAELHPTLEFVSKGCTDLFAVAPEFFTDQRTNVMETLAHPDDLHSMRKAQNSAILNKQPYKLLYRVCLGSDQRKWISDQGECIYDKAGNPVALEGIMMDVSAQKLREYELLQENQRLQGSLEDRYKFGPIIGKSQGMRDVFKLIMKAAKRDANVIIFGETGTGKDLVAQTIHEQSGALGPYVPVNCGAIPANLMESEFFGHQKGAFSGATTDRQGYLGAADGGTLFLDEVGEIDLSLQVKLLRALESKLYTPVGGNEPCSSKFRLIAATNRDLNELVKQGSMRSDFFYRLHVLPIHIPPLRDRLEDLPLLINEFMVRYLGSEKGVPRIPSKIRAALDGHPWPGNVRELQNVLERYLTFGEMVFSDLGIQTIDGQTDLDGAMSEASECATLTEAMHVIERHLLLKALEKNHWKKGLTAKELGLNMRTMQRKLKKHGL; this is encoded by the coding sequence ATGATGAGTGAAAAGAACTATGATGAACTGGTTGAGCGGTGTCATACTTTGGAAGGACAGGTGGGAGCCTGTGCGGAAACCAAGACCCAATTGTTGAAGAGTAAGCAGCAATTAACGCGGCTTTTCAACAATCTGCCCGGAATGGTGTATCGGTGTTCGTTGGATGCCGAGTTGCATCCGACATTGGAGTTCGTCAGCAAGGGATGTACCGACCTGTTTGCTGTTGCGCCGGAGTTTTTTACCGACCAGCGAACCAATGTCATGGAAACACTCGCGCATCCCGACGATTTGCACAGTATGCGAAAGGCGCAGAACTCGGCCATTTTGAACAAGCAGCCATACAAACTGTTGTATCGGGTGTGTCTCGGATCGGATCAGCGGAAATGGATTTCGGATCAGGGCGAATGTATTTACGACAAGGCGGGCAATCCCGTGGCACTGGAAGGCATCATGATGGATGTCAGTGCCCAGAAGCTCCGTGAATACGAGCTGTTGCAGGAAAATCAACGTCTTCAAGGCTCATTGGAAGATCGGTACAAGTTCGGTCCGATTATCGGGAAGAGCCAGGGAATGCGGGATGTCTTCAAACTCATCATGAAGGCCGCCAAGCGCGATGCAAATGTTATTATTTTTGGAGAAACCGGGACTGGCAAGGATTTGGTCGCGCAGACCATCCACGAACAGTCCGGTGCCTTGGGACCATACGTGCCGGTGAACTGCGGCGCCATTCCGGCCAATTTGATGGAAAGTGAATTCTTCGGACATCAGAAGGGCGCGTTTTCCGGTGCGACAACTGATCGACAAGGGTATTTGGGCGCAGCCGATGGCGGCACGTTGTTTCTGGATGAAGTTGGTGAAATCGATTTGTCGCTTCAGGTTAAGTTGCTTCGTGCTTTGGAATCTAAATTGTATACCCCTGTGGGCGGTAATGAGCCGTGTTCTTCGAAATTTCGGCTTATTGCCGCAACGAATAGGGATTTGAACGAGCTGGTCAAGCAGGGAAGCATGCGGTCGGATTTTTTCTATCGTCTGCACGTTCTGCCTATCCATATCCCTCCCTTGCGTGATCGTTTGGAAGATCTGCCTTTGTTGATCAATGAATTCATGGTTCGGTACCTTGGTTCCGAAAAAGGCGTGCCGCGTATCCCTAGTAAAATCCGGGCAGCACTGGATGGGCATCCGTGGCCGGGCAATGTTCGAGAACTTCAGAACGTCTTGGAACGATATCTCACTTTTGGCGAAATGGTGTTCAGCGATTTGGGAATTCAAACAATTGATGGACAGACCGATTTGGACGGAGCTATGAGCGAGGCCTCGGAATGCGCCACGCTGACGGAGGCGATGCATGTGATCGAGCGGCATCTGTTGCTGAAGGCTTTGGAAAAAAATCATTGGAAAAAAGGTCTCACCGCCAAGGAACTGGGGTTGAATATGCGAACCATGCAACGCAAGTTGAAAAAGCACGGGTTATAG
- a CDS encoding DMT family transporter has translation MTWNAFRKTQVAGYVFIIVGILNWSGNFVAARGLADMVEPATLNLLRWGVATIIFLPFGIRSFWRERHVVARLWKELSFIALTGVSLYDTVIFMAGETTEALNMSLIATLSPLLTALIAQFIFKTKIRPCMYVGIVVSTFGIVLLVTDGQLSRLLALRFATGDLLILSSAIMSAVYNTTISRITGKLSSISLLMSLCLFGTLYIIPLYLWETGGQLTMPVFTTDLIWSLGYLAVCASILCCLFWNEAVQIMGAPKAMLFYYTLPPVSALIAWIVIDEPVTLIQVLSGTIILAGILFALYGGSPKFRRQEKRNYGQPSEVTY, from the coding sequence ATGACTTGGAATGCTTTTAGGAAAACGCAAGTTGCTGGGTACGTATTTATCATTGTTGGGATTTTGAATTGGAGTGGGAACTTTGTTGCTGCTCGTGGGTTGGCGGACATGGTCGAGCCGGCAACACTGAATCTGCTTCGGTGGGGTGTGGCCACCATTATTTTTCTGCCTTTTGGAATTCGGTCTTTTTGGCGGGAACGGCACGTTGTGGCCCGTTTGTGGAAGGAGTTGAGTTTCATCGCTTTGACAGGAGTTTCACTGTACGACACCGTGATTTTCATGGCTGGTGAAACCACTGAGGCCTTGAACATGTCATTGATTGCCACGTTGTCCCCACTGTTGACGGCATTGATTGCCCAGTTCATTTTCAAGACGAAAATTCGTCCCTGCATGTATGTTGGAATTGTGGTCAGTACGTTTGGCATTGTCCTGTTGGTGACAGACGGCCAATTGAGCCGCTTGTTGGCCCTGCGATTTGCCACAGGTGATCTGCTTATCTTGAGTTCGGCCATTATGTCTGCCGTGTATAATACGACCATCAGCCGGATTACCGGAAAACTCAGTTCGATCAGTTTGTTGATGTCGCTGTGTCTTTTTGGAACCCTGTATATCATCCCTCTGTATTTATGGGAAACAGGTGGCCAATTGACCATGCCAGTATTCACCACAGACCTGATTTGGTCACTTGGATATCTTGCTGTGTGCGCTTCCATCCTGTGCTGTCTGTTCTGGAACGAAGCCGTCCAGATCATGGGCGCGCCAAAGGCCATGTTGTTCTATTATACATTGCCTCCAGTGAGTGCTTTGATCGCATGGATTGTCATTGATGAACCAGTCACTTTGATCCAGGTTTTGAGTGGTACGATTATTCTTGCAGGTATCCTGTTTGCTCTATATGGTGGCTCCCCGAAATTTCGGAGGCAGGAGAAGCGAAACTATGGCCAACCGTCTGAGGTTACTTACTGA
- a CDS encoding DsrE family protein, with translation MSKTLTIMLLSGSAENEDAEFATRLAQAAQEKGHKVQMYLFGNAVNISKKEIPIDGDDLHIQGRLLDHIEPTKSFDRLGDIIAKGGDVSTCHTNEHARGIESREYVEGVKWGDVGGSFTKYLMTSDVLLSVGH, from the coding sequence ATGTCAAAAACACTGACCATTATGTTGCTGTCCGGCTCTGCCGAGAACGAGGATGCGGAATTCGCAACCCGTCTCGCCCAGGCAGCTCAGGAAAAAGGCCATAAAGTCCAGATGTATCTCTTTGGAAATGCCGTGAATATTTCCAAGAAGGAAATCCCCATCGACGGTGATGACCTGCACATTCAGGGTCGTCTTCTGGATCACATCGAACCGACCAAAAGCTTTGACCGGCTGGGCGACATCATTGCCAAGGGCGGCGATGTCTCCACCTGTCACACCAACGAACACGCCCGTGGCATCGAGTCCCGCGAGTATGTCGAAGGCGTGAAGTGGGGCGATGTGGGTGGTTCCTTCACAAAGTATCTCATGACCTCGGACGTTCTGTTGTCCGTGGGCCACTAA
- a CDS encoding DUF5320 domain-containing protein, translated as MPGRNGTGPMGMGSRTGRGLGTCTGTTTTVNQPYGQGFGRGFGMRNGMRNGMGMGGQGFGYRRGRGGAGYGWGMNPGFNTQYAPIPQDDQQALEEQAAFLEAELKTIQEQLATLRSEPQE; from the coding sequence ATGCCAGGAAGAAATGGAACAGGCCCGATGGGAATGGGCTCACGGACAGGCCGAGGGCTTGGAACGTGCACAGGGACCACAACCACGGTCAACCAGCCATATGGACAAGGATTTGGCCGGGGTTTCGGAATGAGAAATGGTATGCGAAACGGTATGGGGATGGGCGGCCAGGGCTTTGGCTATCGCCGAGGCCGTGGCGGCGCAGGGTATGGATGGGGCATGAATCCCGGATTCAACACCCAATACGCCCCGATTCCCCAGGACGATCAGCAGGCTTTGGAAGAACAGGCCGCGTTTCTGGAAGCTGAACTCAAAACGATTCAGGAACAGTTGGCAACGCTGAGAAGCGAGCCGCAGGAATAA
- a CDS encoding DsrH/TusB family sulfur metabolism protein — protein MINSACFVVSKPLGVEQGALGIRTAWACHQNGFESKIIYSEQGVWCLTGNPGYHTSLLTDFIEQEGEVFAVREDLAKQGLTEENLVDGVEIIDAADVAELCEDAETVNYF, from the coding sequence ATGATTAATTCTGCGTGTTTTGTCGTGTCCAAACCGTTGGGCGTTGAACAGGGTGCTCTTGGCATCCGGACCGCATGGGCCTGTCACCAGAACGGGTTTGAATCCAAGATCATCTATTCAGAACAGGGTGTGTGGTGTTTGACCGGAAACCCCGGCTATCACACGTCTTTGCTGACTGATTTCATCGAGCAAGAAGGTGAAGTCTTCGCTGTCAGGGAAGATCTCGCCAAGCAAGGCTTGACCGAGGAAAACCTGGTTGACGGCGTTGAGATCATCGATGCCGCTGATGTGGCTGAATTGTGCGAAGACGCTGAAACCGTCAACTACTTTTAA
- a CDS encoding OsmC family protein, whose amino-acid sequence MAKVLFERLDENRDKFVVGAKAVPEIIMDFSSITPEERNQESMGSRILCVAALSCYCNTMVNAFKRNDVEVKSLTGSAAASKEKDEVNRTRYTELEIHIEVGLDEKDRDVFETVKDNMLNGSLLTYSLEEGMEVDYNIEMKAV is encoded by the coding sequence ATGGCGAAAGTACTTTTTGAACGTCTGGACGAAAATCGCGACAAGTTTGTGGTCGGTGCAAAAGCCGTCCCCGAAATCATCATGGATTTTTCTTCCATCACTCCGGAAGAGCGCAACCAGGAATCCATGGGATCTCGTATCCTCTGCGTAGCCGCCCTGTCCTGCTACTGCAACACCATGGTCAACGCATTCAAGCGCAACGATGTCGAGGTCAAATCCCTGACTGGTTCCGCTGCGGCATCCAAGGAAAAGGATGAAGTCAATCGGACGCGGTACACTGAACTGGAAATCCATATCGAAGTTGGTTTGGACGAGAAGGATCGTGACGTCTTTGAAACCGTCAAGGACAACATGCTCAACGGTTCCCTGCTGACCTACTCTCTCGAAGAGGGAATGGAAGTCGATTACAATATTGAAATGAAGGCTGTCTAA
- a CDS encoding YitT family protein, with the protein MANRLRLLTDSLMWNVFLLVMGSFVFVVGYNGVAAHHDFIPAGMYGLAVVLQNLNPELSLAWWYVILNIPLFLLAWKGVSRRFFFLNLFTMGVVSLMTSFVQVDLGIQNEIYAAITSGAIMGAGCGIILRSYGGGGGLDVVAIILNRKFGIRFGVFYFSTNTVVMGFALSRFMPDTIIASLVMLFISSVITEYVLSLFNQRKAVRIVSRHADKLVKAITRSGMYHATVFPGVGGYSGEDVDMIFSITDNLRLRGLEQRVLEVDPDAIFVVENTFSVTGGSFARRKDY; encoded by the coding sequence ATGGCCAACCGTCTGAGGTTACTTACTGATTCACTGATGTGGAATGTCTTTCTGCTCGTGATGGGGTCGTTTGTTTTTGTTGTCGGCTACAATGGAGTCGCGGCCCATCATGATTTTATCCCCGCTGGAATGTATGGTCTGGCGGTAGTCCTTCAGAATTTGAATCCGGAACTATCACTGGCATGGTGGTATGTGATACTGAATATCCCCTTGTTCCTTTTGGCATGGAAAGGGGTCAGCAGACGGTTTTTCTTTCTGAACCTGTTCACGATGGGCGTGGTCTCTCTGATGACGTCATTCGTGCAGGTCGATCTCGGTATACAGAATGAAATCTATGCGGCCATCACATCCGGTGCGATCATGGGAGCTGGCTGCGGTATCATTCTTCGGTCCTATGGTGGCGGCGGTGGACTTGATGTCGTCGCGATCATTTTGAACCGGAAGTTCGGAATTCGGTTTGGCGTGTTCTATTTTTCCACCAACACGGTGGTTATGGGATTCGCGTTGAGCCGGTTCATGCCGGATACGATAATCGCGTCACTGGTGATGCTGTTTATCAGTTCCGTTATTACCGAGTATGTTCTTTCCCTGTTTAACCAGCGGAAGGCCGTGCGTATCGTCAGTCGCCATGCTGACAAGTTGGTCAAGGCGATAACTCGGTCCGGGATGTATCACGCCACGGTTTTTCCAGGCGTTGGCGGGTATTCGGGGGAGGATGTGGACATGATCTTTTCCATCACCGATAACCTGCGGCTTCGCGGATTGGAGCAACGAGTGCTCGAAGTGGACCCCGATGCGATTTTCGTGGTCGAAAATACCTTCAGCGTCACGGGTGGTTCATTCGCCAGACGCAAAGATTATTAA
- a CDS encoding DMT family transporter: MTTATAKNASSATLDQLKMHQDVAFAKKGLIFAVFSGMSWGLNGVILSLAFGAAVFLNEEYWLLAPLTVGALHDTFSALWLLIFNASTGRLRELGRTLRSKSARPVIIGALFGGPIAMSSYMLGVKFAGPAYVMPITALYPAVASVFASIYLKEKICPRAWFGLVLCIVGGVIIGYTPPEGSLGTEFYLGIGFACIATFGWGTEGVLATSGMDLLDPAVALNVRQLTSSTVYLLVVLPLAGGHMLLVPGLMDSIGWVFPVAALTGAFSYVCWYRAMNMTGVSRAMAINITYSLWGIFFSAVFTDVEITANIIIGALVITTGMLLVVGNPKEMTSLRNVD; encoded by the coding sequence ATGACTACTGCAACTGCGAAAAACGCATCATCAGCGACGCTCGACCAACTCAAGATGCATCAGGATGTGGCCTTTGCCAAAAAAGGACTCATTTTTGCGGTCTTTTCCGGGATGAGCTGGGGCTTGAACGGCGTCATTCTCAGCCTGGCGTTTGGGGCGGCTGTTTTTCTTAACGAAGAATACTGGCTTTTGGCTCCACTGACCGTCGGGGCTTTGCACGATACATTTAGTGCCTTGTGGTTATTGATTTTCAACGCATCGACAGGTCGTCTCAGGGAACTGGGTCGCACTTTGCGCAGCAAATCCGCCCGACCAGTGATTATCGGAGCATTGTTCGGCGGTCCCATCGCGATGTCGTCCTATATGTTGGGTGTCAAATTTGCTGGCCCAGCATATGTCATGCCCATCACCGCGTTATATCCCGCTGTAGCATCGGTTTTTGCTTCAATTTACCTTAAGGAAAAGATCTGTCCCCGAGCCTGGTTCGGTTTGGTGCTCTGTATCGTTGGTGGTGTCATCATCGGCTATACTCCACCAGAAGGGTCGCTCGGCACGGAATTCTATCTTGGAATCGGGTTTGCCTGTATCGCCACATTCGGGTGGGGAACTGAGGGCGTCTTGGCGACATCCGGTATGGATCTGCTTGATCCGGCCGTGGCGCTGAATGTCCGTCAGTTGACTTCGTCTACGGTGTACCTGCTGGTTGTTCTGCCATTGGCCGGAGGGCACATGTTGCTCGTTCCTGGTTTGATGGACTCCATTGGCTGGGTGTTCCCGGTGGCCGCGTTGACAGGCGCCTTTTCCTATGTGTGCTGGTACCGCGCAATGAACATGACTGGTGTGAGTCGGGCCATGGCCATCAATATCACGTATTCCTTGTGGGGGATTTTCTTTAGCGCGGTTTTCACGGATGTGGAGATCACCGCCAATATTATCATCGGCGCGTTGGTCATCACGACCGGCATGTTGTTGGTTGTGGGGAATCCCAAGGAAATGACCAGTTTGAGAAACGTGGATTAA
- a CDS encoding alkaline phosphatase family protein, with amino-acid sequence MSAKAKRVALLGFDCAIPKRLEALMDEGALPNFKKFTEEGSYMTEGYNMPTVTPPSWATICTGAFPRTHGVEDYYYYNEGESLHFSKCVQAFGSDMLTAQTIWDAWDKAGKKSLVVNYPTSWPSKMENGIMVQGEGLSAAEHRWQIEGYEHKEWLCAESCVATDYYPIGVQARFEDADGWENLPEEIEDNEPLEMVIPMEFKHAMDPLKPQTWYGLTWESGDDGYDVFALCPEKDYSKAFFTIKVREWSDVIEHQFPIISDDRVEPGYFRCKLMTLSDDAEEFKLYMSGINGTQGYCAPADALKNVDFTKAILANDMGFVGHANGIIDDDTLIEMAQFHSEWNTEIVTTLMKDNPDWDLLYMHSHLVDWFYHGFLDQMDSDDPEVRAHGMDLERRIYEIEDRYLGIMMDLIPEDTLTCLISDHGATPIGPILNTADALKQAGLTAYEAREGEGNFFDESEGYNYELIPEKSKAVPQRYMFVYVNLKSKYPGGIVEDEDYEKVRNEIIDALYDYKHPETGERPVMCALPKEDAKVFGMGGEQSGDVVYVLKPEYMAEHGYGFPTGESGCGSLKNVMMWRGPGVKKGFTYKNPRWLADVVPTFCHATGNPVPADTEGAICYQIFEDHNK; translated from the coding sequence ATGTCTGCCAAAGCTAAAAGAGTCGCTCTTCTCGGTTTTGACTGCGCCATCCCCAAGCGCTTGGAAGCGCTGATGGACGAAGGTGCGTTGCCTAACTTCAAGAAGTTCACCGAAGAAGGTTCGTACATGACTGAAGGCTACAACATGCCGACAGTCACTCCGCCCTCCTGGGCAACGATCTGCACCGGCGCATTCCCGCGTACCCACGGTGTCGAGGACTATTACTATTATAATGAGGGTGAATCCCTGCATTTCTCCAAGTGCGTCCAGGCTTTCGGTTCCGATATGCTGACCGCACAGACGATTTGGGATGCTTGGGACAAGGCTGGCAAGAAATCCCTCGTGGTCAACTATCCCACATCCTGGCCCTCCAAGATGGAGAATGGCATCATGGTGCAGGGTGAAGGCCTTTCCGCTGCCGAGCATCGCTGGCAGATTGAAGGCTACGAGCACAAGGAATGGCTGTGCGCCGAATCCTGTGTTGCCACCGATTACTATCCCATCGGTGTTCAGGCCCGTTTCGAAGACGCTGACGGCTGGGAGAACCTGCCTGAAGAAATCGAAGACAACGAGCCTTTGGAAATGGTCATTCCCATGGAATTCAAGCACGCCATGGACCCCTTGAAGCCCCAGACCTGGTACGGTTTGACCTGGGAATCCGGTGATGACGGCTATGACGTTTTCGCTTTATGCCCCGAAAAAGATTATTCCAAGGCCTTCTTCACCATCAAGGTGCGTGAATGGTCCGATGTCATCGAACATCAGTTCCCCATCATTTCCGATGACCGTGTCGAGCCTGGCTACTTCCGGTGCAAATTGATGACCCTGTCCGACGATGCCGAAGAGTTCAAGTTGTACATGTCCGGTATCAACGGCACCCAGGGTTACTGCGCTCCTGCCGATGCTCTCAAGAACGTGGATTTCACCAAGGCCATTCTCGCCAATGACATGGGCTTTGTCGGTCATGCCAACGGCATTATTGATGATGACACCCTGATCGAGATGGCACAGTTCCACTCCGAGTGGAACACGGAAATCGTGACCACCCTGATGAAAGACAATCCGGATTGGGACCTGCTGTACATGCACTCGCACCTGGTCGATTGGTTCTATCATGGATTCCTGGATCAGATGGACAGCGACGATCCTGAAGTGCGCGCTCATGGTATGGATCTGGAACGTCGCATCTACGAGATCGAAGACAGATATCTTGGTATCATGATGGATCTCATTCCCGAAGATACCCTGACCTGCCTGATTTCCGACCACGGTGCGACCCCGATCGGACCGATCCTCAACACCGCTGACGCCCTGAAGCAGGCTGGCCTCACCGCCTACGAAGCCCGCGAAGGTGAAGGTAACTTCTTTGACGAATCCGAAGGCTACAACTACGAGTTGATCCCCGAGAAGTCCAAGGCCGTTCCCCAGCGGTACATGTTCGTCTACGTCAACCTGAAATCCAAGTACCCCGGCGGTATCGTCGAGGATGAAGATTACGAAAAGGTTCGTAACGAGATCATCGACGCATTGTACGACTACAAGCACCCCGAAACCGGCGAACGTCCTGTCATGTGCGCCCTGCCCAAGGAAGACGCCAAGGTCTTCGGCATGGGTGGCGAGCAGTCCGGCGACGTCGTGTACGTCCTCAAGCCCGAGTACATGGCCGAACACGGTTATGGCTTCCCCACCGGCGAGTCCGGATGCGGTTCCTTGAAGAACGTCATGATGTGGCGTGGTCCCGGCGTCAAGAAAGGCTTCACCTACAAGAACCCCCGTTGGCTGGCCGACGTTGTTCCCACTTTCTGCCACGCGACCGGCAACCCGGTCCCCGCAGATACCGAGGGCGCAATTTGTTACCAGATCTTCGAGGATCACAATAAATAG
- a CDS encoding CGGC domain-containing protein gives MTKIGIIRCEKNETTCPLTGCLTCLHQKKQAFSSYDDPEIIGVFTCRCPGDTIENMAKILKAKGAEAIHIPTCLFSSKTDGKWFLEPGGFCADIDELTDRINKATGLPCVKGTAHLPEGYTPAV, from the coding sequence ATGACAAAAATCGGTATCATTCGCTGTGAAAAAAATGAAACAACCTGTCCGCTGACCGGCTGTCTCACCTGCCTGCATCAAAAAAAGCAGGCATTTTCATCCTATGACGACCCTGAAATTATCGGCGTGTTCACCTGTCGATGCCCCGGGGACACCATCGAAAACATGGCCAAGATTCTCAAGGCCAAAGGCGCGGAAGCCATCCATATTCCAACCTGCCTGTTCTCAAGCAAGACAGACGGGAAATGGTTTCTGGAACCGGGCGGTTTCTGTGCGGACATTGACGAACTGACAGACCGCATCAACAAGGCGACCGGACTTCCCTGCGTCAAGGGGACTGCCCATCTGCCAGAAGGCTATACGCCCGCAGTGTGA
- a CDS encoding TIGR03905 family TSCPD domain-containing protein — protein MDTTLFELAPLAPREGVSASTVPGDADTFIPKGVCAKMIRFVVEDHILQHVSFTGGCDGNLKAIAKLVEGMDVSEIVEKLSGITCGKKPTSCADQLCKALIEKVGTV, from the coding sequence ATGGATACAACACTTTTTGAATTGGCCCCGTTGGCCCCACGTGAGGGCGTGTCTGCGAGCACTGTGCCGGGCGATGCTGATACCTTCATCCCCAAGGGCGTGTGCGCCAAGATGATTCGATTTGTCGTGGAAGATCACATATTGCAGCATGTCAGTTTTACCGGCGGATGTGACGGCAACCTCAAGGCCATCGCCAAACTGGTTGAAGGCATGGATGTTTCCGAAATCGTGGAGAAGCTCAGTGGCATTACCTGTGGCAAGAAACCCACGTCCTGTGCCGATCAACTGTGCAAGGCCCTGATCGAGAAAGTCGGGACTGTGTAA
- a CDS encoding sigma 54-interacting transcriptional regulator, with protein sequence MSHTAPSSAQYQAILESISDGVFTVDQSWHILSFNRAAEEITGIPREEAIGRRCSDVFRSTMCGDQCCLRETQRTGKPLIGRTGYIIDANGNRIPISLSTAVLKEADGTVIGGAETFRDLSEVEALRDELEGRFRVGDLVSRSPLMQRVFSALEPIAASSSTVLILGETGTGKELIARTIHALSDRSDHPFIALNCGALPETLLESELFGYKAGAFTGAQKDKPGRFSLAAGGVLFLDEIGTISPAMQIRLLRVLQEQTFDPLGSVTPEHADVRIIAATNSDLAQLVDEGSFREDFYYRINIARVDLPPLRRRKEDIPLLVMDFIQHFNALQGKKVEGLASETLSLLMMHDWPGNVRELRNAVERAFIVCHEGLIEPTHLPDQFLGPKKTQLPGDAGLEATVQTVEKQLIHDAVVRNNGNRLAAAKELGIHKSTLFRKIKQLDIDLPHRDGRSSE encoded by the coding sequence GTGAGCCACACCGCACCGTCTTCCGCGCAATACCAGGCGATTCTGGAAAGCATTTCCGACGGTGTGTTCACGGTCGATCAATCCTGGCACATTCTGTCCTTCAACCGTGCGGCTGAAGAAATTACCGGCATTCCCCGAGAGGAAGCCATTGGCCGACGGTGTTCGGACGTCTTCCGGTCCACCATGTGTGGCGATCAGTGCTGTTTGCGAGAGACCCAACGGACCGGAAAACCACTCATCGGCCGAACCGGGTACATCATCGACGCCAACGGCAATCGGATTCCCATCAGCTTATCCACCGCAGTCCTCAAAGAAGCGGACGGCACGGTCATCGGCGGGGCCGAGACCTTCCGGGATCTGAGTGAAGTGGAGGCATTACGGGATGAACTCGAAGGTCGCTTCCGCGTCGGAGATCTGGTCAGCCGCAGTCCGCTCATGCAACGGGTCTTTTCCGCACTCGAACCAATCGCAGCCAGCTCAAGCACTGTGCTCATCCTTGGCGAAACCGGCACGGGCAAGGAATTGATCGCCCGAACCATTCATGCCCTCAGTGACCGAAGCGACCACCCTTTCATCGCCCTGAACTGTGGCGCCCTGCCGGAAACATTGCTCGAATCCGAACTGTTCGGGTACAAGGCCGGAGCATTCACCGGCGCACAAAAAGACAAACCCGGACGGTTTTCCCTAGCTGCCGGAGGCGTGCTCTTTCTGGACGAAATCGGGACCATCAGCCCGGCCATGCAAATTCGCCTGCTCCGGGTTCTTCAGGAACAGACCTTTGACCCGCTCGGCAGTGTCACCCCGGAACACGCGGACGTGCGCATCATTGCCGCCACCAACAGCGATCTGGCCCAACTTGTTGACGAAGGTTCTTTCCGCGAAGACTTTTATTACCGGATCAACATCGCTCGCGTGGACCTGCCCCCCCTGCGACGGCGCAAGGAAGACATCCCTCTACTTGTTATGGACTTCATCCAACATTTCAACGCACTGCAAGGGAAAAAGGTAGAGGGTCTCGCTTCTGAGACTCTTTCGCTCCTCATGATGCATGACTGGCCCGGCAACGTCCGCGAACTGCGAAATGCCGTTGAACGTGCGTTCATCGTCTGCCATGAAGGATTGATTGAACCAACCCATTTGCCCGATCAATTCCTGGGGCCGAAAAAAACACAACTTCCCGGAGACGCTGGGCTGGAAGCCACAGTGCAAACGGTTGAAAAACAACTGATTCACGATGCTGTCGTCCGCAACAACGGCAACCGGCTGGCTGCGGCAAAAGAACTCGGAATCCATAAAAGCACCCTTTTCCGCAAGATCAAACAACTCGATATTGACCTCCCCCATCGCGACGGCCGATCCTCGGAATAA